In the Diprion similis isolate iyDipSimi1 chromosome 2, iyDipSimi1.1, whole genome shotgun sequence genome, one interval contains:
- the LOC124414887 gene encoding phosphorylated adapter RNA export protein, producing METEPVELEDGEVVDDEVVDAFEYNVLERPHVAPRPEDTSSKLQYSDESDEPTESESDSDSDSAHTCSKKPKMKIKRWKNREGEKKEAQDKYKVWCMQVQEEALTEELVSCGVTKRDYQGRNVEFYDFTVRYSPNEQQTPADLSSDTEKDAPPRITNKRTNEDRTNLKLRLGKRRNSMEIDGQRGVARTILELCTTADSDDGDVAADIAEKLCEKKDDLIKRAVSIIGKEKAIDFFEQTKKIEEDGGMMIVNGSRRRTPGGVFLLLLKQDDHIPQEKIRAIFQEDRKQTVEQRKQAQASSRRRKTQELMRSLENGSEKDLPALLTRAELSTRQIAEEARLRRGEGRDRERTPPDSDRTVTNPPPSPVTDDPDHTPPSSRRQVQDYTADDFLDIGVDVDSMELF from the exons ATGGAAACCGAACCGGTGGAGCTTGAAGATGGAGAAGTCGTGGATGACGAG GTTGTCGATGCCTTCGAGTATAATGTTTTGGAACGGCCTCACGTTGCCCCTAGACCTGAGGATACATCGTCCAAGTTACAGTACAGTGATGAATCAGATGAGCCTACGGAATCTGAAAGTGATTCGGACTCAGATTCGGCACATACTTGTTCCAAGAAGCCAAAGATGAAGATAAAACGGTGGAAGAacagagagggagagaaaaaagaagctcAAGACAAGTACAAGGTGTGGTGTATGCAGGTTCAGGAAGAAGCACTCACGGAGGAACTTGTATCTTGTGGGGTCACCAAGCGAGATTATCAGGGTAGAAACGTCGAATTCTATGACTTCACTGTTCGATATTCCCCCAATGAACAACAAACACCAGCTGACCTTAGTTCGGACACTGAGAAGGATGCTCCACCTAGGATTACCAACAAAAGGACAAACGAGGATAGGACAAACCTTAAGCTAAGGCTTGGTAAACGCAGAAATTCTATGGAAATTGATGGGCAACGAGGAGTTGCGAGAACCATACTTGAACTTTGCACTACTGCCGATTCTGATGACGGAGACGTAGCTGCAGACATAGCGGAAAagctgtgtgaaaaaaaagatgatctCATAA agagAGCAGTGAGTATAATAGGGAAAGAAAAGGCCATAGATTTCTTTgaacaaactaaaaaaattgaggaagaTGGAGGGATGATGATAGTGAATGGATCACGTAGGAGGACTCCGGGGGGAGTTTTTTTGTTACTCTTGAAACAAGATGATCACATTCCTCAGGAAAAAATACGAGCAATTTTTCAAGAGGACCGTAAGCAGACTGTGGAACAGAGGAAGCAGGCGCAAGCTTCCAGCAGGAGACGGAAAACCCAGGAACTAATGCGGAGTCTTGAAA ATGGCTCTGAAAAGGATCTTCCAGCCCTTTTAACACGTGCCGAGCTCTCAACGAGGCAGATTGCGGAGGAAGCGCGATTGAGAAGAGGGGAGGGTCGTGATAGAGAAAGAACCCCACCGGACTCTGACCGCACAGTGACAAATCCACCACCCAGTCCCGTAACAGATGATCCCGACCACACACCGCCATCTTCACGTAGACAGGTTCAGGATTACACTGCCGATGATTTCCTCGACATTGGGGTAGATGTTGACAGCATGGAATTGTTTTAA
- the LOC124415201 gene encoding ejaculatory bulb-specific protein 3-like, which yields MAKFEKVCVVVILLVGVVSFCQCAGIDDFLNDSALVKRQINCVLDKGPCDAIGLSLKASIREVLVNNCRNCNQQQAANARKVVEFVRTRYPAEWNEITRKYLGRARG from the exons atgGCGAAGTTTGAAAAGGTTTGTGTCGTCGTTATTCTACTTGTCGGCGTCGTATCATTCTGCCAATGCGCTGGTatcgatgattttttgaaCGATTCAGCGTTAGTCAAAAGACAGATCAACTGTGTATTGGACAAAGGACCGTGCGATGCGATTGGACTCTCTCTAAAAG caTCAATCCGGGAAGTATTAGTCAATAATTGTCGCAACTGTAATCAACAACAGGCAGCGAATGCACGTAAAGTTGTGGAGTTTGTGAGGACGAGATACCCGGCtgaatggaatgaaataaCTCGCAAGTACCTGGGACGCGCAAGGggataa